A single region of the Brienomyrus brachyistius isolate T26 chromosome 10, BBRACH_0.4, whole genome shotgun sequence genome encodes:
- the cdca5 gene encoding sororin has protein sequence MSNRKARPMSAGRMKGKEKDVQLISPQARRSPRHSAAAKKDEAKSPRPPVKRSITVRKIAPRKTQIPETPTPSVRRSPRISAEGNKENDGSTAGKPETKRSTPVPNPAPAASPLRPTAMSPIQAAASPSTQKKQDLRALEWSQKVRRSYSRLSHGDHSFTGSPSSPGTDHREKFFGFEHLQTPPVMARKVEQSGLRIEASICGGSFTLLDGSTCVADPPKPDLNIPGVVVVKEKRKRFRAPQIKMSELDSLAAKMNAEFEEAECFDLVVE, from the exons ATGAGTAATAGGAAAGCACGACCTATGTCGGCTGGACGAATGAAAGGGAAAGAAAAAGATGTCC AGCTAATCAGCCCACAGGCGAGGCGGTCGCCCAGGCATTCTGCAGCCGCGAAGAAAGATGAG GCAAAGAGCCCCAGACCTCCTGTTAAGCGGTCCATCACCGTGAGGAAGATCGCACCGAGGAAGACGCAG ATCCCTGAAACGCCCACCCCTTCAGTAAGGCGGAGCCCACGA ATTTCTGCAGAAGGGAACAAGGAGAATGATGGGTCTACAGCTGGAAAGCCAGAGACAAAAAGATCCACCCCGGTCCCTAATCCAGCTCCCGCTGCATCTCCTCTGCGACCCACTGCCATGTCCCCTATCCAGGCTGCGGCCTCTCCCAGCACCCAGAAAAAGCAGGACCTCCGTGCTCTAGAGTGGTCCCAGAAGGTGCGGCGCTCCTACAGCCGCCTCAGTCACGGGGACCACTCCTTCACTGGGTCACCGTCATCCCCTGGAACCGACCATAGAGAGAAGTTCTTTGGCTTTGAGCACCTGCAAACTCCGCCGGTCATGGCCAGGAAGGTGGAACAGTCAGGGTTGAGGATAGAAGCATCCATTTGTGGGGGATCCTTCACGCTGCTGGATGGGAGCACCTGTGTGGCGGACCCCCCCAAGCCAGACCTGAATATCcccggggtggtggtggtgaaggAAAAACGAAAAAGGTTTAGGGCACCACAGATAAAA ATGTCAGAGCTGGACTCGTTAGCAGCAAAGATGAATGCAGAATTTGAAGAGGCAGAGTGCTTTGACTTAGTGGTGGAGTAA